One segment of Armatimonadota bacterium DNA contains the following:
- the coaE gene encoding dephospho-CoA kinase (Dephospho-CoA kinase (CoaE) performs the final step in coenzyme A biosynthesis.), which yields MKVVTLTGGVASGKSTVARMLRTLGAEVLDADEAAREVVEPGQPALDEIVEAFGGDFLTPDGRLDRRRLAGLIFSDPEARRRLNAIMHPRILGRLRERLREISASRPQTVVVVDLPLLFDVPLPEFEQLDAIVVYATPATRLRRLMSRDGLSEVEAEARLRAQVPLEEKLPRARWVVDNEGPLHRTREQVERIWEEILTDP from the coding sequence GTGAAGGTGGTGACCCTCACCGGAGGGGTGGCAAGCGGGAAGAGCACGGTGGCCCGCATGCTGCGGACGCTCGGCGCGGAGGTACTGGATGCGGACGAGGCCGCGCGGGAGGTGGTGGAGCCTGGTCAGCCCGCCCTCGACGAGATCGTGGAGGCCTTCGGGGGGGACTTCCTCACTCCGGACGGTCGGCTCGACCGCCGCAGGCTGGCGGGTCTGATCTTCTCAGACCCGGAGGCCCGCCGCCGGCTCAACGCCATCATGCATCCCCGTATCCTGGGCCGGCTCCGGGAGCGGCTGCGGGAGATCTCGGCCTCCAGGCCCCAGACCGTGGTGGTGGTAGACCTCCCCCTGCTCTTCGACGTGCCCCTCCCGGAGTTTGAGCAGCTGGACGCCATCGTGGTCTACGCCACGCCCGCCACCCGGCTGCGGCGCCTCATGAGCCGGGACGGCCTGAGCGAGGTGGAGGCGGAGGCACGGCTTCGGGCTCAGGTGCCCCTGGAGGAAAAACTTCCCAGGGCCCGATGGGTGGTGGACAACGAGGGACCTTTACACCGGACCCGCGAGCAGGTGGAGCGGATTTGGGAAGAGATCCTGACGGATCCGTGA
- a CDS encoding 8-oxo-dGTP diphosphatase, with amino-acid sequence MSIRAVLCYILRDGEVLLLRKAAGLWGEGKWNAPGGKVLPGEDPREAAVRETYEETGLRVEGLQHQGVLHFTFEEGTLVDWIVDVFWTDTYVGEPRAGDEGEPRWFPVHQLPYDEMWPDDRLWLPHLLAGRRFRGRFHFDGAAQRLLHYELQVEPEEPGEAP; translated from the coding sequence ATGAGCATCCGCGCGGTGCTGTGCTACATCCTCCGGGACGGGGAAGTCCTCCTCCTCCGGAAGGCCGCGGGGCTGTGGGGAGAGGGGAAGTGGAACGCGCCCGGCGGAAAAGTCCTGCCCGGGGAGGACCCCCGGGAGGCCGCGGTGCGGGAGACGTACGAGGAAACGGGCCTCCGCGTGGAGGGCCTCCAGCACCAGGGCGTGCTGCACTTCACCTTCGAGGAAGGGACGCTTGTGGACTGGATCGTGGACGTGTTCTGGACGGACACCTATGTGGGAGAACCCCGGGCCGGGGATGAGGGGGAGCCGCGGTGGTTCCCCGTGCACCAGCTCCCTTACGACGAGATGTGGCCGGATGACCGGCTGTGGCTTCCGCACCTGCTGGCGGGCCGGAGGTTCCGGGGCCGCTTTCACTTCGACGGGGCCGCCCAGCGCCTGTTGCACTACGAGCTGCAGGTGGAGCCGGAGGAACCCGGAGAGGCTCCGTGA
- the polA gene encoding DNA polymerase I, with amino-acid sequence MRLVVLDASGLVYRAFYALPYLTTRDGRPTNAVYGFTTMLLKVLEDERPTHLAVAFDRPVPTFRHATYRPYKATRPQMPDDLRPQIRSVRRVCETFRVPVFEVEGYEADDVIATLAYRAEAAGFEVLVVTGDLDLLQVVTDRTKVMVTSRGLTETTVYDVARVRERFGVQPAQLADLKALCGDPSDNLPGVPGVGEVTAARLLQQFGGVEELLEHLDALPPSLRARLGQAREQILHSKQLARLVRDVPLRLDWEDLRVRPYDPQEVAEVFAELEFKSLLERLGLTPVHHSAGRYTQAPDWAPRPAEWVAVILDGTEKPLEGAVAGVALSVQAGEATYVPVGKAIPAGVAAVLEGEVRKISADAKSDLVRLRRMGLRPQGFAFDVGLASYVLNPSRRAHDLRTVAWEQIRWRLAEDGAADLPLGDRWRRVCEEADVLQRLFPPLLQAMREREVERIYWEIELPLVAVLAEMELVGVAVDVPYLQVLGEAFRARLRDLAAEIYALVGMEFNLSSPKQLGFVLFEKLGLPRLKRTKTGYSTDAEVLEALAPHHEVVAKILEYRELFKLLSTYVEVLPKLVNPRTGRVHTTFNQTGTATGRLSSQDPNLQNIPVRTEEGRRIRRAFIAEPGKVLLSADYNQIELRILAHVSGDAVLQEVFRAGRDIHAEVASEVFGLPPEQLTPEHRRVAKVINYGIVYGISPYGLAQRIGCTPAEAERYIQRYFDTFPGVKAYLERTVAEARRKGYVTTLLGRRRYLPDLHSRNRSVREAAERAAWNTPIQGSQADLIKMAMIRIHREVLPRFPHSHMILQVHDELVFETPGNQVRELGRAVREAMRDAMALDVPVEVGVKAGPNWRDLDPL; translated from the coding sequence GTATACCGGGCCTTCTATGCCCTCCCCTACCTCACCACCCGCGATGGCCGCCCGACCAACGCCGTGTACGGCTTTACCACCATGCTCCTCAAGGTCCTGGAGGATGAGCGCCCTACCCACCTTGCGGTGGCCTTCGACCGTCCCGTCCCCACCTTCCGGCACGCCACCTACCGCCCCTACAAGGCTACCCGACCCCAGATGCCGGACGACCTGCGGCCGCAGATCCGCTCCGTCCGGCGGGTGTGCGAGACCTTCCGCGTGCCCGTGTTCGAGGTGGAGGGATACGAGGCGGACGATGTGATCGCTACCCTGGCGTACCGCGCAGAGGCCGCGGGATTCGAGGTCCTGGTGGTCACGGGGGACCTGGACCTCCTGCAGGTGGTCACGGACCGGACAAAGGTGATGGTCACCAGCCGCGGCCTCACGGAGACCACGGTCTACGACGTAGCCCGGGTGCGGGAACGGTTCGGGGTTCAGCCCGCCCAGCTGGCGGATCTGAAGGCCCTGTGCGGGGATCCCTCGGACAACCTGCCCGGGGTCCCCGGAGTGGGGGAGGTGACCGCGGCGCGGTTGTTGCAGCAGTTCGGAGGGGTGGAGGAGCTTCTGGAACACCTCGATGCGCTTCCCCCGAGCCTCCGGGCCCGTCTCGGACAGGCTCGGGAGCAGATCCTGCACAGCAAGCAGCTCGCGCGCCTCGTGCGGGATGTCCCTCTGCGGCTGGATTGGGAGGACCTGCGGGTGCGGCCGTACGACCCCCAGGAGGTGGCCGAGGTCTTTGCGGAGCTGGAGTTCAAAAGCCTCCTGGAGCGCCTGGGGCTGACCCCCGTCCATCACTCCGCGGGCCGCTACACCCAGGCCCCGGACTGGGCTCCACGGCCCGCGGAGTGGGTGGCGGTGATCCTGGACGGAACCGAGAAGCCCCTGGAGGGCGCGGTGGCAGGCGTGGCCCTCTCCGTGCAGGCCGGGGAGGCCACGTACGTGCCCGTGGGGAAGGCGATTCCCGCGGGGGTTGCCGCGGTGCTGGAGGGGGAGGTCCGCAAGATCAGCGCGGATGCGAAGTCCGACCTCGTGCGCCTGCGGCGCATGGGGCTGCGGCCTCAAGGCTTTGCCTTCGATGTGGGACTTGCCTCCTACGTGCTCAACCCCAGCCGGCGTGCGCACGACCTCCGCACCGTGGCATGGGAGCAGATCCGGTGGCGGCTTGCGGAAGACGGGGCCGCAGATCTGCCGCTCGGGGATCGGTGGCGGCGGGTGTGCGAGGAAGCGGACGTGCTCCAGCGTCTTTTCCCTCCCCTGCTGCAGGCCATGCGGGAGCGGGAGGTGGAACGGATCTACTGGGAGATCGAACTCCCCCTCGTGGCGGTCCTGGCGGAGATGGAACTGGTGGGGGTAGCGGTGGACGTGCCCTACCTCCAGGTCCTGGGCGAGGCATTCCGGGCGCGGCTGCGGGATCTGGCGGCGGAGATCTATGCCCTGGTGGGCATGGAGTTCAACCTGAGCTCGCCCAAGCAGCTCGGGTTCGTGCTCTTCGAGAAGCTGGGGCTTCCGCGTCTGAAACGCACGAAAACCGGATACTCCACGGACGCGGAGGTGCTGGAGGCCCTGGCGCCCCACCACGAGGTCGTGGCGAAGATCCTGGAGTACCGGGAGCTCTTTAAGCTCCTGTCCACGTACGTGGAGGTGCTCCCGAAGCTGGTGAACCCACGGACGGGTCGGGTGCACACCACCTTTAACCAGACGGGGACTGCCACGGGCCGCCTCAGCTCCCAGGACCCCAACCTCCAGAACATTCCCGTCCGGACAGAGGAGGGGCGGAGGATCCGCAGGGCCTTCATCGCGGAGCCGGGGAAAGTCCTGCTTTCCGCGGACTACAACCAGATCGAGCTGCGCATCCTCGCCCACGTCTCAGGCGATGCGGTCCTGCAGGAGGTGTTCCGGGCAGGCCGGGACATCCACGCGGAGGTCGCCAGCGAGGTCTTCGGTCTGCCCCCCGAGCAGCTCACGCCGGAGCACCGGCGGGTGGCGAAGGTGATCAACTACGGGATCGTCTATGGCATCAGCCCTTATGGTCTCGCGCAGCGGATCGGCTGCACCCCCGCGGAGGCGGAGCGCTACATCCAGCGCTACTTCGATACCTTCCCGGGCGTGAAAGCGTACCTGGAGCGCACCGTGGCGGAGGCCCGCCGGAAGGGGTACGTGACCACCCTGCTGGGCCGGCGCCGGTACCTGCCGGATCTGCACAGCCGCAACCGCTCCGTGCGGGAAGCCGCGGAGCGGGCCGCATGGAACACACCCATCCAGGGCTCTCAGGCGGACCTCATCAAGATGGCCATGATCCGGATCCACCGGGAGGTCTTGCCCCGCTTTCCCCATAGCCACATGATCCTCCAGGTGCACGACGAGCTGGTCTTCGAAACCCCTGGGAACCAGGTGCGGGAGCTGGGCAGGGCCGTGCGGGAGGCCATGCGGGACGCCATGGCCCTGGACGTCCCCGTGGAGGTGGGGGTCAAAGCGGGACCGAACTGGCGGGATTTGGATCCCCTATGA
- a CDS encoding copper amine oxidase N-terminal domain-containing protein, which translates to MHRAWVFLPLAALLLAQAAAPEIRVLVDGERLAVEVPPVEVAGRVLVPVREIFEHLGARVWFEEATRTVHIRRGSVVVRLVVGSTVAWVNGRPTPLDVPAMVVRGRIMVPLRFVSEALGTVVEWDEAGRTVVINTRSRPPAPGYGQLPKDLPASPPPVAVDLTHDARRPLGAGEILTVVLRGTPGGRARFFLGDVVQGASMVERSPGEYVGTYTVRRRDDLTNAPVFGRLAVGAASSAVIQAAPPVTFDPTPPRLVATIPPGGVLLANQRPNLLVVADDGPGSGVRELRLSLRAGEVLQEAVSETGILGFVPPGPLPEGPAEVRVRVVDRARNTIEHRWSFFIRTRGQAIRAVAFEPPRPLRAGEALTVWALGETGGQARFTIEGVVEDVPMREVEPGRYEGAYTVRPGDSLWNGRIRVTFVRPGGGLVRATTAGVILAARPPAPPLVERPRGGERVQSPLLVRGRTAPGERVRVALFSESTTGTTPLHIRLGEGEILADPTGRWEMAFRFPVLFRGSRLALVAVAVNPAGQESGPSTVLVLGE; encoded by the coding sequence ATGCACCGCGCGTGGGTGTTCCTTCCCCTCGCCGCGCTTCTCCTGGCACAGGCCGCGGCTCCGGAGATCCGGGTGCTGGTGGACGGGGAGCGCCTCGCCGTGGAGGTCCCCCCCGTGGAGGTGGCGGGCCGTGTGCTGGTGCCCGTCCGGGAGATCTTCGAGCACCTGGGAGCGAGGGTGTGGTTCGAGGAGGCCACGCGTACGGTGCACATCCGTCGGGGAAGCGTGGTGGTGCGGCTGGTGGTGGGGAGCACGGTGGCGTGGGTGAACGGTCGCCCCACCCCCCTAGACGTTCCCGCCATGGTTGTCCGGGGGCGGATCATGGTGCCCCTCCGGTTCGTGAGCGAGGCCCTGGGAACGGTGGTGGAGTGGGACGAGGCGGGCCGGACGGTGGTCATCAACACCCGGTCCCGGCCTCCGGCCCCGGGATACGGGCAGCTCCCGAAGGATCTGCCCGCGAGTCCACCCCCCGTAGCGGTGGACCTCACCCACGATGCCCGCAGGCCCCTGGGGGCGGGGGAGATCCTCACGGTGGTCCTCCGCGGAACTCCCGGAGGGCGGGCCCGCTTCTTTCTGGGGGATGTGGTCCAGGGGGCAAGCATGGTGGAGCGCTCCCCCGGGGAGTATGTGGGGACGTACACCGTACGCCGTCGGGACGACCTCACCAACGCCCCGGTCTTCGGCCGGCTCGCGGTAGGAGCCGCGTCCAGTGCTGTGATCCAGGCTGCACCCCCCGTGACCTTCGATCCCACCCCTCCCCGACTGGTGGCCACGATTCCTCCGGGCGGGGTGCTCCTGGCAAACCAGCGCCCGAACCTCCTGGTGGTGGCGGACGATGGCCCGGGATCCGGCGTGCGGGAGCTGCGCCTTTCCCTGCGGGCCGGGGAGGTTCTCCAGGAGGCGGTTTCGGAGACCGGTATCCTCGGGTTTGTGCCCCCCGGACCCTTGCCGGAGGGTCCGGCAGAGGTCCGGGTGCGGGTGGTGGATCGGGCGCGGAACACCATCGAGCACCGATGGTCCTTCTTCATCCGGACCCGAGGGCAAGCCATCCGGGCGGTGGCCTTCGAACCTCCTCGCCCTCTCCGGGCAGGGGAGGCGCTGACCGTGTGGGCCCTTGGGGAGACGGGAGGGCAGGCAAGGTTCACCATAGAAGGGGTGGTGGAGGACGTGCCCATGCGGGAGGTGGAGCCCGGGCGCTATGAGGGGGCATATACGGTGCGGCCGGGAGATAGCCTCTGGAACGGTCGGATTCGAGTCACCTTCGTCCGACCGGGAGGGGGGCTGGTACGGGCCACCACCGCGGGCGTGATCCTCGCCGCCCGGCCTCCCGCCCCACCCCTGGTGGAGCGACCCCGGGGAGGGGAGCGGGTGCAGAGTCCTCTCCTGGTGCGGGGACGGACCGCACCGGGGGAACGGGTGCGGGTGGCCCTCTTCTCCGAGTCCACGACCGGCACCACGCCCCTGCACATCCGGCTCGGGGAGGGAGAGATCCTCGCGGACCCCACAGGCCGGTGGGAGATGGCCTTTCGGTTCCCGGTCCTTTTCCGGGGCAGCCGCCTTGCCCTGGTGGCCGTGGCCGTGAATCCCGCGGGCCAGGAGTCAGGGCCCTCCACGGTACTGGTCTTAGGGGAGTAA